The following are encoded in a window of Haliotis asinina isolate JCU_RB_2024 chromosome 14, JCU_Hal_asi_v2, whole genome shotgun sequence genomic DNA:
- the LOC137260764 gene encoding zinc finger protein 862-like, with protein MEGEPFSKFASFCQLQSKNGLSLGTNYLNRNACATFVQSIANVVKENTASELEKCRFVSVLSDGSTDSAITEQEIVYVRYVTDDGVLKTRLADIVDLEHGHAKGVKDGIFQGLSSVGLSKEDLSRKLVGINTDGASVNLGKKGGAVKLIIDELKEEYNAVGCEQYITVVHCIAHNLELAVCDTKKECNYLKNFEDVLKGIFKLFYYSPKRRRELYVIAENLDKELKHYGGIKEVRWVASQHRALKSLLDNFEVTVVHLGEIASGKDESSAKARNNLAELKSRRFLKMLHFMIDFTDLVSEVSKAFQMKKSLISELKRRIETLREKFLKMKSKKGPMFEKILEESKEGKFRGEEMRTEKRGRPKQTQHGDDDDNVNKDIDCVLDSIYIDLQERFIKHLGGEPHSLFTVFDFRKWPNYETQPDEFREYGDAEIQKLVKVYSPLLTDEEKTKAVDEWLDLKMYMKDLVNQSLIDAYEFLVCSGPDRESNLTNIFPLVNIMLTVSPSTADCESSFSRMNRLKTNLKTSMNQDTLSNLLQINIDGPSFEEFEPQKSIINWLHCGKGIRHVHGHKCPELKPEKVTVSEETVTPVDEIHD; from the coding sequence ATGGAAGGGGaacctttttcaaaatttgcaagTTTTTGCCAATTACAGTCCAAGAATGGCCTCTCCCTTGGAACAAACTATTTGAATAGGAATGCTTGTGCGACTTTTGTACAATCCATAGCAAATGTAGTGAAGGAAAATACAGCTAGTGAACTTGAGAAGTGTAGATTTGTCAGTGTCTTATCAGATGGCTCAACTGACAGTGCTATAACTGAACAAGAGATTGTATATGTGAGGTATGTTACTGATGATGGTGTACTGAAGACTAGGCTTGCAGATATTGTTGACCTTGAACATGGACATGCAAAAGGTGTaaaagatggaatttttcaggGGCTTAGTTCTGTGGGACTGTCAAAAGAAGATCTTTCGAGAAAGTTAGTCGGAATCAACACAGATGGTGCTTCAGTTAATCTTGGAAAGAAAGGAGGAGCAGTAAAACTGATTATTGATGAGCTGAAAGAGGAGTATAACGCTGTTGGTTGTGAGCAGTATATTACGGTTGTGCATTGTATTGCTCATAATTTGGAACTGGCAGTTTGTGACACAAAGAAGGAGTGCAATTATTTGAAgaattttgaagatgttctgAAAGGAATTTTCAAGCTGTTCTATTATTCTCCCAAAAGAAGAAGAGAACTCTATGTTATTGCAGAAAATCTTGACAAGGAACTGAAACATTATGGAGGAATCAAAGAAGTGAGGTGGGTAGCAAGTCAGCACAGAGCTTTGAAATCTCTGCTTGACAATTTTGAAGTAACTGTTGTACATCTGGGCGAGATTGCTTCTGGAAAGGATGAATCTTCAGCAAAAGCCAGAAACAACTTAGCAGAGTTGAAAAGTAGAAGATTTCTGAAGATGTTACATTTCATGATTGATTTCACTGATCTTGTAAGTGAAGTTTCCAAggcttttcaaatgaaaaagtCACTCATTTCTGAACTTAAAAGAAGAATAGAGACACTAAGGGagaaatttctgaaaatgaagtcaAAGAAAGGACCAATGTTTGAAAAGATTCTTGAAGAAAGCAAGGAAGGAAAGTTCAGAGGTGAAGAGATGAGAACTGAGAAAAGAGGAAGACCAAAACAGACACaacatggtgatgatgatgataacgtCAACAAGGATATAGACTGTGTTCTTGACTCAATTTATATTGATCTTCAGGAGAGGTTCATCAAACACCTTGGTGGAGAACCACACTCTCTCTTCACTGTGTTTGATTTCAGGAAGTGGCCAAACTATGAAACACAGCCTGATGAATTCAGGGAATATGGAGATGCTGAGATTCAGAAGCTTGTGAAGGTCTACAGCCCTCTCCTGACAGATGAAGAAAAAACAAAGGCTGTGGATGAGTGGCTTGACCTCAAGATGTACATGAAGGACTTAGTGAACCAATCACTTATTGATGCTTATGAATTTTTAGTTTGCAGTGGTCCTGATAGAGAAAGCAACCTTACCAACATCTTTCCTCTAGTTAACATCATGTTGACAGTATCACCAAGCACAGCTGACTGTGAGAGTAGCTTTAGTCGGATGAATAGGCTGAAAACAAATCTGAAAACTTCCATGAACCAAGATACATTGAGTAACTTGTTGCAGATAAACATAGATGGACCATCATTTGAAGAATTTGAACCCCAGAAGTCAATAATCAACTGGCTTCATTGTGGAAAAGGCATTAGACATGTACATGGACATAAATGTCCAGAACTGAAGCCAGAAAAGGTCACTGTGTCTGAAGAGACCGTCACCCCTGTTGATGAGATTCACGATTGA
- the LOC137260954 gene encoding thymocyte nuclear protein 1-like, producing MPPKRRLKSDNEKPKKSKSENAPPEVFTHWLMKSEPETRMQKGVDMKFGLEDLKKCPEQTACWDGVRNYQARNFMRDQMRLGQSAFFYHSNCKEPGIAGVIQIVKESYPDHTQFDKKDVHYDSTASKDNPRWFMVDVKYERTMKRFISLAELKVLHLEHKQTGGPLRDLALFTRARLSVQPVREEEWQYILSLEDQEEGS from the exons ATGCCTCCAAAACGTAGACTGAAATCAG ACAATGAGAAGCCAAAGAAGTCCAAGTCAGAAAATGCACCACCTGAAGTCTTCACTCACTGGCTGATGAAGTCTGAGCCAGAGACCCGCATGCAGAAAGGTGTTGATATGAAG TTTGGCCTGGAGGACCTGAAGAAATGTCCTGAGCAGACGGCATGCTGGGATGGAGTGCGAAACTATCAG GCCCGGAACTTCATGCGTGACCAGATGCGTTTGGGACAGTCTGCTTTTTTCTATCACAGCAACTGTAAGGAGCCCGGCATTGCTGGAGTAATACAG ATTGTGAAGGAGAGTTACCCGGACCACACCCAGTTTGACAAGAAGGACGTTCATTATGACAG TACGGCCAGCAAGGACAACCCTCGCTGGTTCATGGTCGATGTGAAATATGAAAGGACCATGAAGAGATTTATCTCACTGGCTGAGCTGAAGGTTCTACACCTGGAACACAAGCAGACAGGGGGACCACTCAGGGACCTAGCCCTCTTCACACGAGCCAGACTGTCGGTACAGCCTGTGAGAGAAG AGGAGTGGCAGTACATTCTGTCTCTGGAAGACCAAGAAGAAGGGAGCTAA